The window CCCCCAATCCCCCACAATATAATCGTAATGAGTAAAAATGGGGTTAAAGCGGTTGCTAAATTCACCGAGGTCAAAAGCATCCCGCACGTTCATTTCAATCGAATAGATATGTCCATTAATGTTTAAGGTTGTCTCGTCGACCCGCTGAATTTCGGCATATGGAGTTCTCTCTGCCTTACGTTGCTCAATTAAATCTTCAATCTGACTATGATCCATGTTGCTCTCCTTGAATCGGATAATGGCGACTCAAATAATCAGCCAAAACCGTTTTTAAAGTTTTATCAAAATAAATGGTATTCTCACCCACTAAATCAATGGTCGGGAAAAAGGGAATAAATTGATAGTGATCTAACAAGCCAATCTCATACCGTTTTTGGGGTTCCACCAGTTCATCGTGCCACAACAACTGTCCCTGATCATTAAAATGCAATCCAGCAGCGACTAAGCGGCCAAACTGGCTTCCTCGAAAGCCCATTCCCTTTTGGGGAAAGGCAATCAAGAAGTTGCGATTCTTTTGCATTTCTTTCATCAACCGCCAGAGATCATATCCCCATAATTTGGTTTTCATGACGTGAATATTATGCGGTAAAATCCGTTGAATTTGTTCCATGTTAACAATGCCAGCTGGTAAGTCATGTAAAAACAGCCCAGTATTCAAGACGGCTGCCTTAACTCCTAAACTTTCTTCTACCGCTCGTAAACCTAACTGCACCAGCGAATTATCGTCTACAAACGATGTTTGAAAAGCGTGGGGTAATTCCGCCACCAGTTGGTTAGCTAAGAGGTCACGACCTCGTTTCCGCCATTGTTCAACTTGCATTTGCTCGTCTGAATCAGTGGATAACGGTGAAATTGGGATCACCCGAGCTGTTTGATCTTGAATCCGGTGGTTTTCCACCGTAAACGTAATTTCACCCACATAGTGTCCCCATTTTTCCGCCGCGGTCAACAAAGTGTGATGACGCAGTTCTCCGTGTGGTAAAAGGTGATGCGTGTGCCCGCCAACTAAAATGGAAATTTCAGGAAACTGGTCCGCAATCTGCCGATCCTGATTGATGCCCAAATGGGATAACAAAATTAGAATATCATATTGCCCCTGCCACCGT of the Fructilactobacillus cliffordii genome contains:
- a CDS encoding bifunctional metallophosphatase/5'-nucleotidase, yielding MKTKVAILHTNDLHSHFENFPQIIQLIKMRTQELERAGYTVFRVDDGDAIDRFEPLTDATGGQANIEFLNQIHYHAATIGNNEALTTSHEELSHLYDQANFPIVLDNVLDATTGQVPTWTQPFVDYKLPDQTRVRFMGLTFPYPTFRFMDWIAQPVLPTITNCLKRWQGQYDILILLSHLGINQDRQIADQFPEISILVGGHTHHLLPHGELRHHTLLTAAEKWGHYVGEITFTVENHRIQDQTARVIPISPLSTDSDEQMQVEQWRKRGRDLLANQLVAELPHAFQTSFVDDNSLVQLGLRAVEESLGVKAAVLNTGLFLHDLPAGIVNMEQIQRILPHNIHVMKTKLWGYDLWRLMKEMQKNRNFLIAFPQKGMGFRGSQFGRLVAAGLHFNDQGQLLWHDELVEPQKRYEIGLLDHYQFIPFFPTIDLVGENTIYFDKTLKTVLADYLSRHYPIQGEQHGS